Part of the Mycolicibacterium thermoresistibile genome, ACTGCTTCGACTTCCTTGAGATCTGCGCGGGTCTCGAACCGAGGCCACAGCAGCGACCGTTCACAGGCGCCGGCCCGGTCCCGCACCATCGCTGGTTCCACGACCATCCCCTCTGTGGTTTGTCGATGTGAATGGCTGACCGAGCGTGTTACCGTCCGCTCGACCCGGACTGGGAGGGCAGCGGAGCCAGGTTTGCGGCATTGATCTGCATCCACGCCCGGAGCGTGAGCGGCGGCCGCTGCAACAGCCAGCCCAGCGTGCCCGAGGTCCGCGCAGCGAACTCCCTGTGCTGCTCGAACTCGTAGAACTTGAGGAAGTATTCTTCACCGCCGCGCCACAACTGGTTGTAACGCGCGCCCATCAGCTTCCGCCAGGTTTCGACGCTGTCGTCATAACCGATCCGGCGCTGCAGCACGTCACTCAGCATTCTGGCCACCTCGTCGAACTCCAGCACATCGTGGCCGTTGTCGACGTCGTACTGGTGACCGATGTGCCGGTCGTCGTGGCTGAGTATGATCCGGGCCGCGGCTTCCCCGACATCAGCGGGATCGACCCAGGCGGCTCTCCGGTTGTAGGGCATGGACAGCAGGTCATACTCACGGATCGGATTGCCCCACCGCAACAGATCATCCGTGAGATACGCGACCATGTTGAGATGGACCACAGGCAGCCCGCTGTCGTTCAAAATCGAACGAGCGACGAAATGCTGGGTTGCGGGACCGCCCAGATCGCGCATGTCCTGCGGGACATCGGAGGGCTTGACGTTCGGAAGGACGCCTTGGATCCTGACGATCACGCGCATGTCTCCGGCCGCCCGTGCGCCCGCCACCAGGTTCTCCATGGCTTGCTTCTCGTCCAGGAAGTCCGGTGTGACAACGAATACCGCAGAGACCCCGTCGAGTGCGGCCTTCATGGCGTCGGCGTCGAGGTAGTCCGCGGCGATGATCTCCGCGTCAGGGAACTCCCGGGCGAGGCTCATGCGACTCTTGTTGTTCCGGGTGGCGAGTCGGAGCTGTACCGCAGGATCGTGGTAGGAGATCCAGCGCGCCACCGGTAGTCCCAGGTGGCCGGCCGCACCGAAAACGAGAACTCTGTCCGAAGTCATCTACCATTCCTCTTCACGTCTGTGAGCAGTGCTTTCGTCGACGCTAGTTCGGGGTGGGCGGCCGCACTATCCGAGCAACGCTACGACTGTCCTCAGGACGTCGATCGTTTCGGTGGCTCATCGCCTCCCCGCGAAGCTGTCGGCGCCACTTGCCGAATGAACGCGGTGACGACACCGCGAGCACCGCCTGCGGCTCTCCGGCTCTCCGGTACACCGCGACGAAGGGGCCATCTGCGGGATCACCGTCCACGATCTCGATCTCGCAGTCAGGTGCCTGATGGCCGGCGAACTGGATTCGCTGCCGGTACAGCTCCGACCACACGTAGGGCACCGGATCGAAGGTGTCGGCGGACGTTCCTCCGCTGAGCAACGCCTTCACCGCGATGGCCGGCCGGGTGGCTGCGGCGGTCCAGTGTTCCGCACGGGTGAACTCTCCTGTCGCGCAATCTCGGACGGCTGCGCAGTCCCCCACCGCGACGACTCCGGGGATCGAGGTGACTCCCCGCTGGTCGGTGACGACTCCGTTGGCGAGTTCGACACCGCTTCCGCTCAACCATCCGATGTTGGGAGTCGAACCGATGCTGACCACGACAACGTCACTTGCGACCCTGCGACCGTCACACAACTCGACTCCCGCGACTCTTCCTGCACGGGTGGCGAAGCCGGCCACCGTCGCACCGGTGATCAACTCAGCGCCGGCGCGTACGTGCAGGTTCGCCAGAAGCCCGCCGATGCGTGAACCCAGCACACGCTGCAATGGGGTTCCGGCCGCCTCGATGAGAGTGACCTCCGCGCCCAATCCGACGGCAGTGGACGCGATCTCACTGCCGAGGAACCCGGCACCGACGATCGCGACACGGGTCCCTCCGGCCAGCTCGTCCCGGAGTGCTCGTGCATCGTCGAGGCTGCGGAGAACGTGTATGCCCGCTATACCTCGCGTACCGGGCAGGGCGATCGCCGACGCCCCGGTGGCGACCACGACCCCGTCGGCGACCAGTTCCTCGCCGCAGGCCAAGGTGATCGAGCGGTGCCGACAATCCATGGCGACGGCGGCGGAGCCGAGGCGCCAATCGATTTCGAGCGCGGCGTCGTCGGGGGTTTCCAGCGTAAGCCGCTCGTCGGCACCCGCCAGGAACTCCTTGGACAACGGTGGCCGGTCATACGGGCGATGAACCTCGTCGCCGACGATGCTGATCCGTCCGTCGAAACCCTGCTCGCGCAGGGCGCGTGCGGATGACAGGCCGGCGAGCGAGGCTCCGACGATCACCACCGACCGCATGATGGGAGTCCCCCGTCACGATGCCCTCGGTTCACCGGTTCATCCCTCAGAGGCCCACGATGATGTCGTCGCCGTCGATGCGGATCTCGAAGGACCGCACCGGTTCGAAAGCCGGTCCTCTCCGTACCTCACCGGTGGCGAGGTCGAAGAGCGCCTGGTGGAGTGGACACTCTATGCATCCGTCTTCGATGTAGCCGTCGGAGAGTCTGGCATCGCCGTGCGTGCATCTGTCAGCCAACGCGAAGATGCGGCCGTCATCGTTGAACAGTGCGATCTCGATACCGTCGACCACGAGGCCGAGCGGTTCATCACCGGGTACGTCGTCCAGACACGCTGCGCGAACCCAGCGCAGGGTGTCGGTGTGCTCGCCGCTCATACCGGGATGACCAGCAACGTCTTGACACGCGCGTTCTCGAAGATCGCACGCTTGGTCGCGTAGCGCCAACCGTCGGGGGTACGCACCACCTCGTCCTCGTATGACCCCACCTGGAACACCTCGGCGTCCAGGCCCGACAAGGTACGGATGACCAGATAGTTCGAACGGGTGGAAACCCGGTCAGACGACTGCGACACGATTTCGAGGCCGGACACGAAATGCCGATATGTCTGGGCCTCGAAGATGTTGGCCTTCCGCAGCGACACGATGCGGTCACGCATCATCGCCCTGCCGAAGCAGTGCATGACCCCGGCGGGTCTGCCGGCGCGTACGTTCTCCCGCGGCAGAATCTCGTAGGTGGCGTCGTCGGTGAAGAAGTCGGGCCAGTCTTCAAGCCGATCGTCGTCGATGGCGCGGATGTAACGATTCTCCAGATCCTGCAGTTCATGTCGGAGGGTGATGTCGTCCATCTCAGAGCCCCATCAGTTTCTGGTAGCCGACCCAGAATCGGCGGATCGCGTCCTCCGATATGGGATGTTGATTCCGGTGTTCCTCATCGGCCTCCAGCGCCATGAGGGCTATCGCTTCGCCGGCCGGGCCGACCGCCGTGGCTCGCTGAACGAGTTCGATCGCCTCGCCGTCCTCCATCGAGATCAGGCCCGCCGGACCGACGAGGTTGAACTGCGCGATGCGGTGTCGTCGCATCTCGGGAGTGTCGTCGGCGTAGCCGAAGAAGTTGAAGATCAGCTCGAACTCGTCGACCCCTTTGGGTAGCACGTTCCGGACGGCGAGCACGTTCTGGATCTGCATCACGACGAGTTGCGGGAAGATGCACTGGAGGTGGTTGGTGATGATCTCGTCGAATTCCTGCCAGTTCTCCACCAGTTCGGGGTTCTCCAGCCGCAGACCCTCCTTGAACGAGGTCACGTTCGCGTAGGCCGCACCCTTGGTCGGGTCCTCGGTGTAGAAGAGGTCGCCGCAGTTGTGGACCTCATGGGTGTCCCCGACCACGATCTTGACCCGTTGCCCGCTGCGCACCAGGTTGAAGGTGCTGTGAAAGGCATGGAGCAGCGACGCGTGATAGCCGTCGCGGACGTTCTCCAGATAGAGCTTCCAGTTCCCCCGTATGCGCTGGCGGGTACACCCGAGATATTCGATCGGCTTGTGGAAGATCCGGTCCAGCCCCGGCGTCTGGTTGCCGAGATAGGCGAGTAAGTCCGGAGTGGCCTCATCGAATGTGCCGAAGACCAGCCCGCGGTAACTTTCGACCCTCAGCTTCTGCAGGCCGTTCTGTGTGGGATCAAACGATTTCGGCATTCCCGTGCCGTTCGCACCGCGGCGGAACGGCACACCCTCCAGATCGCCGGCCGCGTTGTAGCTCCACTGGTGGTAGACGCACACGTGACTACGGGTGTTGCCGGTCTGCTCCCGGCACACGGTTGCGCCGCGATGGGCGCACCGATTGACCCACGCCGCCAACCGGCCCTCACCGTCACGGGTCACCACGACGGGCGTGTCGCCGACGAAAGTGCTCTTGAAGTCGAACGGGTTGGGAAGCTCCGCCTCCAGGGCGAGGAAGTTCCAGATCGGCCCGCGGAACAACCGTTCCTGCTCGCGGTCATAGACCGCCTGGGAACTGTAGACCTCGTAGGGAATACGGGAGCCGTCGGACGTCGGGAACACCGGCATTCCGGCTGCTGCATCGATCATTGCGGCGGTCTCAGTCATGACGATCTCCCGGGTGATGCGGCTGGGTGGGCAATTCGGTTCTCTCCATCGGTTGTCCGGTTCAGGGCGTCGGAACGGGCACACCGGTCGCCCAGTTCGGTATGAGCTCGTTGGACGGCAACGTCTTGTCGAGCAACTTCCGGCTTTGCCCGACGCCGGCCACCGGCAGACCTGACGGGTCGAGCAGTCCGAGTTGAGCGAGGACACTGGCCTGATCCCAGTAGATGTGCTCGTTGTAGAGCTTGTCGCCCCGGAACGTCACGACGGCCACCAACGGGATCTCGACGTATCGGCCGGTGGGTGCCACGCCGGGCAGCATCCAGTCGATCTCCCGGTCGTGGGTGAAACAGAGCACCTGCTCCTCGACTATCCGATCGGCCCCTACCGTCCGGGAGACGGGGATGGCCCGCATGTCCGCGGGGTTGGCATGCACGAAATGGTCTGCGTAGAACCTCGCGAGGTCCGTCTTCCCGACACCGCCGGTGAGAGTGGGAACGTGGTTGACGTAGGGTTCGTCGACCATCGTCGCCATCGTGGCGGGTACATCCCGTGTCACGAACTCGTGATGGATGTGCTGGTCCCAGAGCGCGGACAGATCGTAGCGGGGCCCGATCGTTTGCCGGAGCAACTCCAGGGTGCGTGAATACGCCATCGCGGTGCTCACCGGGTCGAAGCTGTCGCGGCCGTGAGTGGCGAACGCATGGTCGACTTCGGGATATTCGTAGACCCGAACCCGGTCGTTTCCGGCGAAGGCGTTCCGAATGGCCCGGCGTGCCGGCTCCGGGCAGAACGCGTCGAGTTCGGCCAGATGGAACACCATCGGCACCTGCAACTCCGCGGCCCGACCGAGATACTCGTGAACGCCGACCCCGTAATAGCTGACCGCACAATCGATCTGCAACGTCAACGCGGACAGGTATGCCAGCAGGCCCCCCATACAGTAGCCGAGGACCCCCACGCCCCCCGCTTGGCCGGGTAGGGCACGCAAGGCTGTCACCGCGTCATCGATATCGTCGACGGCGAGGGCGAAGTCCAGCTCCCCGGCCAGTTGCAGACCCCTGGCCACCCCTGCCTCGTCGTATTCCAACTCGACGCGGCGCTCAGAGCGCCAGAACAGGTCAGGCACGATGGCGACATAGCCTTCCTGGGCGAAGCGATCGGCCATGTCACGCATGTAGCCATTGACCCCGAAGATCTCCTGCAGGAGCACCAGTCCGGGCCCGGACCCCTGTTCGGGCACGGCCAGGTACGCGTCGTAGGTGTCACCCGATTTGGTTTGGACGGCAATGTATTCGCCCATCGATCACTCCTCCTGGTTCGCTGTCGATCACGGCGTCCGAAGCGGTGTGTGCGTGACCCTGGTCAGAGTCAACGCGGCCGTCGCCGACGCTGCTATCCGGCCGGCGGCGCGGTTATCCGGCCAGCGTCAGCTGTCGGCCTGCCGGCCGATTCATGTGCGGTTTCATGTGCGGTGCGCAAATTCTGTTCCGCAGGCGCCGGCCGAACGGGGTCGGCATCCGGCACTCGCACGGCTATCCACACAACGCCACCGTTGTCCGTTCAGCGTCATTCCGGCCCCGCCGTTCGCTGCGGATCGCGCGAAAATGCCTCTGACCAGCGCATCCATGGTCGAGTGTCACGTTCCCAGCGGGACGCCCGTATGGTGCCATTCGATTTACAGAGAACCGGCTGAGCCCTATACTTCGCTCCACACAGCAGGCGGTTGATTCGCAAAGATCAGCAAATGCTCATCACCGCGGGCTATGGAGGTTCACTGCGATGAAGGATGGCCCATTGCTCGAACTGGGCCGCGTCCGCGACCGCGATCAGATCCGGGCGGCAGTCGCCGACATCTTCTGTCCGCACGGTCTCGACGTGCGCAAAGGGTCGGGGCTCGATGCGTCGGTTCGGGCACAGGCGGCCGGGAGCATAAAGCTGGTCTGGGTGACCTACGGCGCACCGGTCCGGATAGACGTCCCACCGCCGTCCGAACCATTCCACTTGGTGCAGATTCCGCTCCAAGGGTACCTGTCGGTCACCTCCGGCGACGAAGAAGTCGTGTCGGATTCGGCCCTCGCCTCCATGCCGGATCCGCGTCTGCCGTGCACCATGCGATGGGAGGCCCATTGCTCCGAAGTCATCGTCCGCATCGACGATGACGTGTTGCACCGGCACCTCGAGTCGCTGCTGGGACACCCGGTGAAAGCACCCCTTCACTTCTCCCTGGGGATGCCGCTCGACTCCGGCCCCGGAAGCAGTTGGCGCGCAGCGATCGACATGATGATCACCGAACTCGACCGCGATGGCGGTCTGCTGAAGTTTCCACTCGTCTCGGCACAACTGGAGTCGCTCATCCTCACCGGTCTCCTGACCGCGCAGCCGCACAACTACACCACCGCACTTCTCGCGGACTCCGGGCCGGCGCCGCCGCGGGCGATCAGGCGAGCGTTGGACTACATCGAATCCGAGTCCGATCGAGCCATCACCACGGCGCGTCTCGCCGCACACGTGGGAATCAGCGCACGTGCGCTGCAACGCGGGTTCCAGGAGCACGTTGGTTGCTCACCCATGGATTACCTGCGCGATGTACGCCTCAGGAGGGCAAGAGATCTTCTGAGCGAAGCCGATCCCTCGGCGGAGGTCACCGTCACCGAGGTCGCGCTGGAATGCGGATTCATGCACCTGGGCCGGTTCTCGGTCGAGTATCGACGCCGGTTCGGAGAGTCGCCGTCCGAGACGCTGCGCCGCTGACGATGAGGGCCCCTACCCCGACGAGTACCGCTCCCGCAGCCG contains:
- a CDS encoding NmrA family NAD(P)-binding protein — protein: MTSDRVLVFGAAGHLGLPVARWISYHDPAVQLRLATRNNKSRMSLAREFPDAEIIAADYLDADAMKAALDGVSAVFVVTPDFLDEKQAMENLVAGARAAGDMRVIVRIQGVLPNVKPSDVPQDMRDLGGPATQHFVARSILNDSGLPVVHLNMVAYLTDDLLRWGNPIREYDLLSMPYNRRAAWVDPADVGEAAARIILSHDDRHIGHQYDVDNGHDVLEFDEVARMLSDVLQRRIGYDDSVETWRKLMGARYNQLWRGGEEYFLKFYEFEQHREFAARTSGTLGWLLQRPPLTLRAWMQINAANLAPLPSQSGSSGR
- a CDS encoding NAD(P)/FAD-dependent oxidoreductase; amino-acid sequence: MRSVVIVGASLAGLSSARALREQGFDGRISIVGDEVHRPYDRPPLSKEFLAGADERLTLETPDDAALEIDWRLGSAAVAMDCRHRSITLACGEELVADGVVVATGASAIALPGTRGIAGIHVLRSLDDARALRDELAGGTRVAIVGAGFLGSEIASTAVGLGAEVTLIEAAGTPLQRVLGSRIGGLLANLHVRAGAELITGATVAGFATRAGRVAGVELCDGRRVASDVVVVSIGSTPNIGWLSGSGVELANGVVTDQRGVTSIPGVVAVGDCAAVRDCATGEFTRAEHWTAAATRPAIAVKALLSGGTSADTFDPVPYVWSELYRQRIQFAGHQAPDCEIEIVDGDPADGPFVAVYRRAGEPQAVLAVSSPRSFGKWRRQLRGEAMSHRNDRRPEDSRSVARIVRPPTPN
- a CDS encoding non-heme iron oxygenase ferredoxin subunit, with product MSGEHTDTLRWVRAACLDDVPGDEPLGLVVDGIEIALFNDDGRIFALADRCTHGDARLSDGYIEDGCIECPLHQALFDLATGEVRRGPAFEPVRSFEIRIDGDDIIVGL
- the andAd gene encoding anthranilate 1,2-dioxygenase small subunit AndAd, giving the protein MDDITLRHELQDLENRYIRAIDDDRLEDWPDFFTDDATYEILPRENVRAGRPAGVMHCFGRAMMRDRIVSLRKANIFEAQTYRHFVSGLEIVSQSSDRVSTRSNYLVIRTLSGLDAEVFQVGSYEDEVVRTPDGWRYATKRAIFENARVKTLLVIPV
- a CDS encoding Rieske 2Fe-2S domain-containing protein gives rise to the protein MTETAAMIDAAAGMPVFPTSDGSRIPYEVYSSQAVYDREQERLFRGPIWNFLALEAELPNPFDFKSTFVGDTPVVVTRDGEGRLAAWVNRCAHRGATVCREQTGNTRSHVCVYHQWSYNAAGDLEGVPFRRGANGTGMPKSFDPTQNGLQKLRVESYRGLVFGTFDEATPDLLAYLGNQTPGLDRIFHKPIEYLGCTRQRIRGNWKLYLENVRDGYHASLLHAFHSTFNLVRSGQRVKIVVGDTHEVHNCGDLFYTEDPTKGAAYANVTSFKEGLRLENPELVENWQEFDEIITNHLQCIFPQLVVMQIQNVLAVRNVLPKGVDEFELIFNFFGYADDTPEMRRHRIAQFNLVGPAGLISMEDGEAIELVQRATAVGPAGEAIALMALEADEEHRNQHPISEDAIRRFWVGYQKLMGL
- a CDS encoding dienelactone hydrolase family protein, which translates into the protein MGEYIAVQTKSGDTYDAYLAVPEQGSGPGLVLLQEIFGVNGYMRDMADRFAQEGYVAIVPDLFWRSERRVELEYDEAGVARGLQLAGELDFALAVDDIDDAVTALRALPGQAGGVGVLGYCMGGLLAYLSALTLQIDCAVSYYGVGVHEYLGRAAELQVPMVFHLAELDAFCPEPARRAIRNAFAGNDRVRVYEYPEVDHAFATHGRDSFDPVSTAMAYSRTLELLRQTIGPRYDLSALWDQHIHHEFVTRDVPATMATMVDEPYVNHVPTLTGGVGKTDLARFYADHFVHANPADMRAIPVSRTVGADRIVEEQVLCFTHDREIDWMLPGVAPTGRYVEIPLVAVVTFRGDKLYNEHIYWDQASVLAQLGLLDPSGLPVAGVGQSRKLLDKTLPSNELIPNWATGVPVPTP
- a CDS encoding AraC family transcriptional regulator, which encodes MLELGRVRDRDQIRAAVADIFCPHGLDVRKGSGLDASVRAQAAGSIKLVWVTYGAPVRIDVPPPSEPFHLVQIPLQGYLSVTSGDEEVVSDSALASMPDPRLPCTMRWEAHCSEVIVRIDDDVLHRHLESLLGHPVKAPLHFSLGMPLDSGPGSSWRAAIDMMITELDRDGGLLKFPLVSAQLESLILTGLLTAQPHNYTTALLADSGPAPPRAIRRALDYIESESDRAITTARLAAHVGISARALQRGFQEHVGCSPMDYLRDVRLRRARDLLSEADPSAEVTVTEVALECGFMHLGRFSVEYRRRFGESPSETLRR